The following DNA comes from Marichromatium purpuratum 984.
GTCGAATCGGGTGGACAGGGTGCGGTAGTTTAGAACCTGGCGCGAGTGCCCACCAAATCGACGCGCCGGGGCGACAGTGCCGCCGGGTTACGGTTATGCTCCGTGCGTCAGCGGGGAAGGTCCGGAGCGGACGGCCCGGAGGCGCGCTTGGCCCTTGCGTGCGATGCCCCGCAACGCATTGATAGCGAAACGAGGTTGCCATGTCCGAAGCCCGAATCATCAACTGCGAGACCCTGTACGCCGGCAAGGTGATCGACGTCAACCGCGAGCAGGTAGAGCTGCCGGACGGTGCCGAGGTGGCGCTCGAGATCGTCCGCCACCCCGGTGGTGCGGCCACGGTCGCGCTCGACGACCAGGACCGGGTCTGTCTGCTGCGCCAGTTCCGTCACGCCGCCGGAGGCTGGCTGTGGGAGCTGCCCGCCGGGCGCATCGATCCCGACGAGACGCCACAGCGCACCGCCGTGCGCGAGCTGGCCGAGGAGGCCGGGCTGGTGGCCGAGGAGTGGAACGATCTCGGGCCGATGCACGCCTCGCCCGGGGTGTTCACCGAGGTCATCCATCTGTGGCTGGCGCGCGGGCTCACCAGCCAGCCGGTCGCGCACGAACCCGGCGAGCTGATCGAGGTCCACTGGCTGCCCTTCAGTCAGGCGCTCGACTGGTGTCATGACGCCACCATCACCGATGCCAAGACGCTGATCGGGCTCTATCGCGCCAAGGCGATGATCCAGAACGATCTCGACCTGCTCTCCGAGGGTTCGGGTTGTTGAGGTCGTGATGATGAATGCACCGATGCGCGTCTGTGTCCTGCAACATGTCCCCTTCGAAGGGCCGGGGGCGATCGGCGACTGGGTGCGTGCGCGCGGCCATGCCCTTCAGGTGGTACGGCTCGATCTCGGCGAGCCGCTGCCCGCGCTCGCCGAGATCGACTGGCTGGTGGTGATGGGCGGCCCCATGGGGGTCGATCAGGAGCAGCGCCACCCCTGGCTCGCCACCGAGCGCGCGTTCATCTCGCGCGCCATCGGCGCCGACAAGACCCTGATCGGCATCTGTCTCGGCGCCCAGCAGATCGCCGCCGCGCTGGGCGCGCGGGTGTGTCGCAACCCCGAGCGCGAGATCGGCTGGTTCCCGCTCGAACCCAGCGCCGAGGGTCGCGCTTCGGGGCTGTTCGCGGCGCTGCCCGAGGGATTCGAGGTCTTCCACTGGCACGGCGACACTTTCGCCCTGCCCGAGGGTGCGCAACCGCTCGCCGCGAGCGCCGCCTGCGCCAACCAGGGCTTTCTCTTCGAGAGCCGGGTGCTGGGGCTGCAGTGCCATCTGGAGGCGACCACCGAGGGCGTCGAGCGGCTGCTCGTCCACTGCGCCGACGAACTCACCGAGACCGGCCCCTTCGTGCAATCGCCCGAGCATATCCGCGCCCAGCCCCCCGAGCACTACGCCCGACTCCACCAGGCCCTGTTCGCGCTGCTCGACCGGATGGTGGAACTGGGTCGGGAGCTTT
Coding sequences within:
- a CDS encoding NUDIX hydrolase gives rise to the protein MSEARIINCETLYAGKVIDVNREQVELPDGAEVALEIVRHPGGAATVALDDQDRVCLLRQFRHAAGGWLWELPAGRIDPDETPQRTAVRELAEEAGLVAEEWNDLGPMHASPGVFTEVIHLWLARGLTSQPVAHEPGELIEVHWLPFSQALDWCHDATITDAKTLIGLYRAKAMIQNDLDLLSEGSGC
- a CDS encoding type 1 glutamine amidotransferase; translated protein: MMNAPMRVCVLQHVPFEGPGAIGDWVRARGHALQVVRLDLGEPLPALAEIDWLVVMGGPMGVDQEQRHPWLATERAFISRAIGADKTLIGICLGAQQIAAALGARVCRNPEREIGWFPLEPSAEGRASGLFAALPEGFEVFHWHGDTFALPEGAQPLAASAACANQGFLFESRVLGLQCHLEATTEGVERLLVHCADELTETGPFVQSPEHIRAQPPEHYARLHQALFALLDRMVELGREL